AAGATCACCGCGATCACCCAGCCGAAAACGGAAATAACCAGAAGCAGAAGGAAAAAGATGATCAGCAGGAACAGCGTCCGCGCGCGCGGGCTGACGATGTCCTCGGCGATCTCGCCGATGGAGTCGCCGCGATGCCGCGCGGAGATGACAAGCGCCCCCAGATCGTGCACCGCACCCATGAAGATCGGCCCGACAATCACCCAGCAAAGCGCCGGCAGCCAGCCCCAAATGACCGCGATCGCCGGACCGACGATCGGGCCCGTCCCCGCGATCGTCGTGAAGTGATGGCCGAACAGAACCTCCGGCTTCGTCGGGACGAAGTCCACGCCGTCCTGACGCGCGTGGGCCGGCGTTTTTGCGCTCGCGGAAAGCGCGAAGACACGCCCGGAAAGCCAGCGGCCGTAGATACGATATGCGACGAGATAACCCACGGCCGAAAACACGACGATGGCAACGGTCGACATACGCGGCTCCTTGCACGGGGCAAACCCACCGATCCGGCGTCATTGTCGCGCCGGCGACCGGTTCCGTCTTGCTCCGCCGATTCGAATGGTCATTATAAACAACGAAATCGCGCGCGCGTCACGTCCCCGGCCGGACCGCGCGCCGCGATCGTTTTGAAAGACGGAAAATATTGGGGAGGCGTGTATGCTCTTTTCGGGTCTAGAACGGTATCGCGATTTCGGATTGTTCATCCTGCGCGCCGGCGTGGGCGCCATGTTCGTGACGCACGGGTTTCCCAAACTCGAAGGCGGGCCGGAACTTTGGGCGAAGGTCGGCGGCGCGATGGCCAACATCGGCATCGACTTCGGGCATACCGCGTTCGGCCTCGCGGCCGCGCTGACCGAGTGTCTGGGCGGCATCGCGTTGATTCTCGGCCTCGGCACGCGCGTCGCCGCGTTGTTCCTTGCGTTCGTGATGGGGATCGCGGCGACGCACCATCTGTCGCGCGGGGACGGGCTGGCCGGCGCTTCACACGCGATCGAGCTTGGCGTCGTTTTCCTCGCGCTATTCGTCATCGGCGCCGGGTCGTACAGCGTGGACGCGAAACTCGGAAAATAGCGCGCCTCCGGCGATGTCGGTGCCGCAAACACCGCGCGGCGCTCGGCGCCGCCGTGCCCGTGACGTTGTTTGCATCCGCCCATCACGTCCATTCGGTCCATGATGTCCATGCGTCCATCGCCATTCGGCGGATTTGCCGGTCGTCCGAGGGATTTTGAATAAAAAAAAAGCGATACCGGAGGGGCAAAAACCGGTATCGCGAGAGGAGATTTGCCCTGCCGCGAAACCGCTAAGTTCCGGGCAATCGCAAGGATAACTATGAGCAAGTCCCGTGCCCAAACGCCGTATATGCGTAAGCCCTTGATTTTTATGCGTCTTGGCAATTCAACGATTTTGGACGGCACCCGTTAGCGCGACAGATTTCTGAAAAACCGTGACGAAAATTCAAGATTCCTCGCCCCGCGACGTGCGCGTCGTCTTGACCGTGACCGCCTGTGCGCGGACACTCGGAACAACGTGAATCCCCATTTTCCCGGAGCGCCTTGCCGATGACGCACGCCCTGCGCCTTGCTTTCGCGGTGACTTTCGCGACCCTCGCCGTGCTGGCCCTTGCCGCCCCCGTCTCCGCCCGCACCGTCATTTATTACGACGACGCCGGCGGCGACACCGACGGCATCACCATGTCCAACATGTTCCTCAACATGATCGGGCACTTCGACCCGGACGTTTCGACCGCGCCCATCGACGAATTCGCGGGTGCCGGCGCGGGCGATTTCGTCGTTTATATCGGCCATCAGGACGAATCCGGCCTGTCGGACGACTTTCTGGAAACCGTCGTATCCGGCGAGGTCCGCACGCTGTGGATCTACAACAATTTCTGGAAACTGGCCGAGGTCGAAGGCAGCGAGGCGATCGGGTTTTCCGTCGATGACTGGATCGAAAACGACGGCCGCGACGCGATCCGATACGGCCATCACACCGTCGAGCGCAAAATCGACCTGTCCTACTACAACGTCAACGTGACGGGCGAACATGTGAAGGTGCACTCCACCCTGACGTCGCTTGACGGCGCCGAACAGCGCCCGCACTTCCTTTGCGGCAACAACGTCTGCTTTTTGTCGGAGATGCCGTTTTTCGCCGAGGGCGTGGACGAGCGCCTGTTCGTGCTCGCGGATTGCCTGCACGAGTTCTACGAGACCGGCGCGCCGGCCGAGCGCCTCGCGATGATCCGCGTCGAGGACCTCTCGCCTGGTTTTGTCAGCCCCACGCGCCTCGTGGCGCTCGCCGACGAACTCGCGGCACGCGACGTGCCGTTCGGCTTCGGCGTCATCCCCGTCACGCGCGACCCGATCGGACTGTATTTCGGCGGTGTGGACACCACGCTGACGCTCGCGGACGACCCCGATTTCCTTATCGCAATCGACCACATGATGGCGCGCGGCGGCACGATGGCGATGCACGGCTATACGCACCAGAACGGCGACGGCATCACCGCGCACGACTGGGAGTTCGTCGAAAATCTCGACAACGACCCCCTGCCGCAAGATTCCGGGGACTGGGTGCGCGACCGCGTTACGAAGGGCCTCGCCGAGCTTTGGAGCGAGGGATACGAGCCGCTGATCTGGGAGACGCCGCACTACGGCGCCTCGCACGGCGCGTTCGGCGTGTTCGCGGAATATTTCGATACCTACTGGGACCGGCCGCTCATTTTCCCGTTCCGCCCCGGCGCCGAGGGCGTGTTCGGCGAGGATATCGAGCCACTCTCGCAGATCGTCTATCAATACACCCCCGTCAGCGTGTACGGCATGGGCATCATCCCGGAAACGCTTGGCCTCATCGATCCCGCGGATGTCGCCGGATCGGCGCAGGCGATGCTCGATCGCGCCGAACGCATGACCATCATCCGCGACGGCGTCGCGTCGTTTTTCTTCCACCACGGCTCGATCGAAAACGAAGACATCCTCGCGCTCGTCGATGAGTTCCTCGATCGCGGCTATCGCTTCGTCTCGCCGGAGGAATACGCCGGCGACGACGGCATGGACGGGCAGGAAGCGCCGGAGGACTTCGGCGATGAGGATGCCGGCGACGACGACGATGACGACTCGGGAGGCTGCGGCTGGTGAGCGGAATGCGAAGTGCGGAATGAATCGCATAAACAAATTCGAAAATGCTCGCGCAAATTGTCACCCTGAGCGAAGCGAAGGGTCTAGCCACGCGCCACCACGGAATGAGATCCTTCGCTTCGCTCAGGATGACAACCCGCCGGACTAACTCTTCGATGAACTTCCAGCCTTTCAGCCTGTTCTCGACCGCTTTCCGCTCATGATCGAAGCGGATAATCCGATAGGTAGAGACAGGAAGGAAACGACCATGAAACGCACTTGCGCCCAAATCTTCTTCACGGTTTTCGTTGCCGTGGCGGCCCTTGGCCTTGCCGCTGCGCCCGCCCAGGCCAAGTCCGTCATCTATTACGACGGCACGGCCAGCTCCGGGCAGGGCGTTCTGATCGCCAACATGACCTACAACCTCGTCGGGCATTTTGACCCGGACACGGTCACGATCGACGTCGCGGGATACACGCTTGGCGACATGATCGCGTACGAACACGTGCTCTACGTGGACGATCACGGCGGAAACCTCGTGCCCGGCGCATTTCTGGAGGACGTCGGCAGCGGCGTGCACCGCGTCATGTGGATCGGCGCCGATTTCGAACAGCTCTGGGAATACTGGGAAACCACCGCGCCGTTCGGCTTTCGCGGAACGGGCTACGACGACGGCGACGGCGAGGATGCGATCCTCTACAAGGGCCGCGCCGTGCCCCGCGACGAGGAATATTCCTACTTCGGCGTCGAGATCGACGGCGCCGTCGATGTCTATTCCTGGATGACGTACGCAAGCGATCCGGACGAAGATGTCCCGCACTTCCTTTGCGGCGGCAACCTGTGTTTCTTCGCCGAGATCCCGTTCTACTTCGAAGGCCAGGATGACCGAATGCTCGTGCTCGCCGACGTGCTGCACGAGTTCTACCAGACCGGCGTCGCCCCGAGCCGCCGCGCGATGGTGCGTTTCTACGAGATGGCCCCGGTCGTCACCGATTCGCCGAACCTCGTCACGCTCACCGCGGGCCTCGCGTCGCGCAACGTGCCGTTTTCCGTGTCCGTCATCGCGGTCTACAAGGACCCGCAGGCGTGGACGTGGCCGACCCCCGTCGAGTTCCATTTCGACGACGATCCCGCGCTTGTCACGCTGCTGCACGACGTGGTCGATAACGGCGCGATCCTGACCATGCTCGGTAT
The sequence above is drawn from the bacterium genome and encodes:
- a CDS encoding DoxX family protein, with the translated sequence MLFSGLERYRDFGLFILRAGVGAMFVTHGFPKLEGGPELWAKVGGAMANIGIDFGHTAFGLAAALTECLGGIALILGLGTRVAALFLAFVMGIAATHHLSRGDGLAGASHAIELGVVFLALFVIGAGSYSVDAKLGK
- a CDS encoding DUF2334 domain-containing protein, giving the protein MTHALRLAFAVTFATLAVLALAAPVSARTVIYYDDAGGDTDGITMSNMFLNMIGHFDPDVSTAPIDEFAGAGAGDFVVYIGHQDESGLSDDFLETVVSGEVRTLWIYNNFWKLAEVEGSEAIGFSVDDWIENDGRDAIRYGHHTVERKIDLSYYNVNVTGEHVKVHSTLTSLDGAEQRPHFLCGNNVCFLSEMPFFAEGVDERLFVLADCLHEFYETGAPAERLAMIRVEDLSPGFVSPTRLVALADELAARDVPFGFGVIPVTRDPIGLYFGGVDTTLTLADDPDFLIAIDHMMARGGTMAMHGYTHQNGDGITAHDWEFVENLDNDPLPQDSGDWVRDRVTKGLAELWSEGYEPLIWETPHYGASHGAFGVFAEYFDTYWDRPLIFPFRPGAEGVFGEDIEPLSQIVYQYTPVSVYGMGIIPETLGLIDPADVAGSAQAMLDRAERMTIIRDGVASFFFHHGSIENEDILALVDEFLDRGYRFVSPEEYAGDDGMDGQEAPEDFGDEDAGDDDDDDSGGCGW
- a CDS encoding DUF2334 domain-containing protein, with translation MKRTCAQIFFTVFVAVAALGLAAAPAQAKSVIYYDGTASSGQGVLIANMTYNLVGHFDPDTVTIDVAGYTLGDMIAYEHVLYVDDHGGNLVPGAFLEDVGSGVHRVMWIGADFEQLWEYWETTAPFGFRGTGYDDGDGEDAILYKGRAVPRDEEYSYFGVEIDGAVDVYSWMTYASDPDEDVPHFLCGGNLCFFAEIPFYFEGQDDRMLVLADVLHEFYQTGVAPSRRAMVRFYEMAPVVTDSPNLVTLTAGLASRNVPFSVSVIAVYKDPQAWTWPTPVEFHFDDDPALVTLLHDVVDNGAILTMLGITHQNDFDNGTTGDPEFVINGYALPLPFDSDVFVRDRIEWGLSEYHDQGLEPVVWETPWHLASQGDYSVFAEFFDYYLDQPLVFPYPIDGAPQFATEFGITLTQTIPFESTVGSSGLGIVPSNMGCLFPGLPGYDVEDILDQAYRLSIVRDVVASFCAYSNVDFDTLMGLVDDITDEGFEWVDPGDIVDLTGDDDDDDAADDDAADDDMDDDAADDDMDDDAADDDMDDDTDDDAGDDDSFDDDNFGDDDAGDDDDAGDGGLGADADDDDDDDGLLSGGCGCGC